In the genome of Granulibacter bethesdensis CGDNIH1, one region contains:
- the addB gene encoding double-strand break repair protein AddB, with protein MRITSIPPDWPFLDTVASAWLGKGEQSPLDTADGIILLPTRRAARALADAFLRISNGRPLLLPRITALGALDETPLALHGALDLPPAVDTPRRLAELTRLILALPDPALSADNAWMLARELAKLLDEAARAGIDLATSLPDAVDPSFAAHWQTTLTFLQIVTRAWPDWLAEEGLTDPAARQAALLRIQATHWQDHPPATRLWAAGISGAAPAEAMLLKTIARLKQGLVILPGLDMTMPEEAWGMLEASHPQAGMRDLLAMMDARRDDVAPWGLTPPPSRPADRSRLLHQALLPAEALTLWRETTPPSSESVFRLEAEDEQQEAVAIALILRDALETPGRRAALITPDRGLAVRVSTELARFGVIADDSAGEPLAETPPALFLRLLAETVRSGFSPVSLLSLLKHPMTALGMDRLMTLHAARGLEQHALRGPRPPPGLSGLRAVLEAGKTEAAALIDRLEQVLHPLIDLVAQEKLAPHDYLRALLTAGEAVAASDTHSGAERLWALEEGEALAVLLAETLPALTVLPPQPPDTLPGLFDAVLEGIAVRSRRALRRFGENDAEHPRLFIWGLLEAQLQHVDVAVLGGLSEGVWPPATDPGPWMSRPMRSRVGLPSAERIIGQAAHDFVQAVCSASVAILSCPARREGAPVVTARWLARIDALLKGHGKHLPTHPATAWAGILDQPERPAPVRPPRPCPPRRSRPRSLSVTEIGRWLSDPYRVYAERILKLKPLDPLEQDTDAADFGMIVHDGMQCFLENAARQWPDGDLPAALRTAFRVALDRHNPRPALRSWWLPRLDRIAAWVATREQRDTKIHTETSGIWHLSAFPGGPFTLKGRADRIEIRQDGSIRLLDYKTGTVPSAPAILSGEAPQLPLEAAMMKAGAFPDVPAQYPSELVYWRLSGGRVAGEEIILGRKAPAAWAEEQAQLAAEKLRDLVMRYDDPDFPYLAQPFAPGHAPMDAYAHLARVPEWADGDES; from the coding sequence ATGCGCATCACCTCCATCCCGCCGGACTGGCCGTTTCTCGACACTGTCGCGTCTGCCTGGCTGGGGAAGGGTGAGCAAAGCCCGCTTGATACGGCTGATGGCATCATCCTGCTGCCGACACGGCGCGCTGCGCGGGCGCTGGCCGATGCGTTTCTGCGTATCTCCAATGGCCGCCCGTTGCTGTTGCCACGTATCACGGCCCTCGGCGCGCTGGACGAAACACCGCTGGCCCTGCATGGCGCACTGGATCTGCCGCCCGCCGTGGACACGCCCCGTCGTCTGGCGGAGCTGACACGGCTGATTCTGGCATTACCAGACCCGGCCCTGTCGGCGGATAATGCATGGATGCTGGCCAGAGAACTGGCCAAACTCCTGGACGAAGCCGCCCGCGCCGGGATTGATCTTGCAACGTCCCTGCCCGATGCGGTCGATCCATCTTTCGCAGCGCACTGGCAGACGACTCTGACCTTTCTTCAGATCGTGACCCGTGCCTGGCCGGACTGGCTGGCGGAGGAAGGTCTGACCGATCCGGCAGCGCGGCAGGCCGCCCTGCTGCGGATTCAGGCGACGCACTGGCAGGATCATCCGCCTGCGACACGTCTCTGGGCGGCGGGGATTTCCGGCGCGGCCCCGGCCGAAGCGATGCTGCTGAAAACCATCGCCAGACTGAAGCAGGGCCTGGTGATCCTGCCCGGCCTCGACATGACCATGCCGGAGGAAGCATGGGGCATGCTGGAGGCCTCTCATCCACAGGCGGGGATGCGCGACCTGCTGGCCATGATGGATGCAAGGCGGGATGATGTAGCACCATGGGGATTGACGCCCCCGCCTTCCCGCCCTGCTGATCGCTCCCGTCTGCTGCATCAGGCGCTGCTTCCTGCCGAAGCCCTGACGCTCTGGCGCGAAACCACGCCGCCTTCCTCCGAATCCGTGTTCCGTCTGGAAGCGGAAGATGAACAGCAGGAGGCCGTCGCCATCGCGCTGATCCTGCGGGATGCGCTGGAGACACCGGGACGGAGGGCCGCGCTGATCACGCCGGATCGCGGGCTGGCGGTGAGAGTGTCAACCGAGTTGGCCCGGTTCGGCGTCATCGCCGATGACAGCGCCGGCGAACCGCTTGCCGAAACACCCCCTGCCCTCTTTCTGCGCCTGCTGGCGGAAACGGTGCGGAGCGGTTTCTCTCCGGTCTCGTTGCTATCCCTGCTGAAACATCCCATGACAGCGCTGGGCATGGACCGTCTGATGACGCTGCATGCGGCGCGCGGGCTGGAACAGCACGCCCTGCGCGGCCCGCGTCCTCCGCCGGGCCTGTCCGGGCTGCGTGCGGTCCTCGAAGCCGGAAAAACGGAAGCCGCCGCTCTGATCGACCGGCTGGAACAGGTTCTGCATCCCCTGATCGACCTCGTAGCACAGGAAAAGCTTGCGCCCCATGACTACCTGCGCGCCTTGCTGACCGCCGGGGAAGCCGTGGCCGCCAGCGATACTCACTCCGGCGCCGAGCGTCTGTGGGCGTTGGAGGAAGGGGAGGCGCTGGCCGTCCTGCTGGCGGAGACGCTGCCCGCCCTGACGGTGCTGCCGCCGCAACCGCCCGATACGCTGCCGGGCCTGTTCGACGCGGTACTGGAAGGCATTGCCGTCCGCAGCCGCCGTGCCCTGCGCCGCTTCGGCGAGAACGATGCCGAACATCCGCGCCTGTTTATCTGGGGCCTGCTGGAGGCACAGCTTCAACATGTGGATGTGGCTGTGCTGGGTGGTCTGAGCGAGGGGGTATGGCCCCCCGCCACGGATCCCGGCCCATGGATGAGCCGCCCGATGCGCAGCCGTGTCGGGCTGCCGAGCGCCGAGCGAATCATCGGTCAGGCGGCCCATGATTTCGTGCAGGCAGTATGCAGCGCCTCCGTGGCGATCCTGTCCTGCCCCGCCCGGCGGGAAGGTGCGCCTGTCGTCACAGCACGCTGGCTGGCACGGATCGACGCTCTGCTGAAGGGACATGGGAAACATCTGCCGACCCACCCCGCCACCGCCTGGGCCGGAATACTGGATCAACCGGAACGGCCTGCCCCGGTCAGGCCGCCTCGCCCCTGCCCACCCCGCAGGTCACGTCCTCGCAGCCTGAGTGTGACGGAAATAGGACGCTGGCTGAGCGATCCTTATCGAGTCTATGCGGAGCGTATCCTGAAATTGAAACCGCTTGATCCGCTGGAACAGGATACTGATGCCGCCGATTTCGGCATGATCGTGCATGATGGCATGCAGTGTTTTCTGGAAAATGCCGCCCGGCAATGGCCCGATGGGGACCTGCCGGCCGCCCTGCGCACGGCATTCCGGGTCGCGCTGGACCGCCACAATCCTCGCCCTGCCCTGCGAAGCTGGTGGCTGCCGCGTCTCGACCGGATCGCAGCCTGGGTGGCAACCCGGGAGCAGCGGGATACGAAAATCCATACCGAAACCTCCGGCATCTGGCATTTATCGGCTTTCCCGGGCGGCCCCTTCACGCTGAAAGGCCGGGCCGACCGGATCGAGATCAGGCAGGACGGCAGTATCCGTCTGCTCGATTACAAAACCGGCACGGTTCCCTCTGCACCGGCGATTCTGAGCGGAGAGGCTCCGCAACTGCCGCTGGAAGCCGCGATGATGAAGGCGGGGGCCTTCCCGGATGTACCGGCACAATATCCGTCCGAACTGGTGTACTGGCGGCTCAGTGGCGGCCGTGTCGCCGGCGAGGAAATCATTCTCGGCAGGAAAGCCCCCGCCGCATGGGCCGAAGAACAGGCGCAACTGGCGGCCGAGAAGCTGCGCGATCTGGTCATGCGCTATGACGATCCGGATTTTCCCTATCTGGCACAACCTTTTGCCCCCGGCCATGCGCCCATGGATGCTTATGCGCATCTGGCCCGCGTGCCGGAATGGGCGGATGGTGACGAGTCATGA
- the addA gene encoding double-strand break repair helicase AddA — MSAAFSPRDEAERNQRDASDPIVSAFVSASAGSGKTKLLTDRLLRLMLSGAHPGRIQCLTFTKAGAAEMAIRLRSRLGAWVTMSDAALDQALAALAFTPDDAARLRARALFAQVLDLPGGMRIETIHAFCQSLLRRFPLEAALSPHFKMIEPAEQEVTRQEAQETMLAATADHASLSLLSGQISLQTFGMLSAGLHIEPDRLNRLTPSLAGLEAAQRRALGVPGSQGEEALLATAVEWTAIGKVREAARDAFENGSNTVRERAGQMLAWLSLSPAERQTRWEEWASLFLTAKGEPCSPKTLFNENKANRGTSADTSRETLVDESHRIVSIRQTLHAIRLASLSAALTRLAIPVAEAYAKDKARRGLVDFSDLIGRTSALLREPGAAWVLYKLDGGIDHLLLDEVQDTAPEQWEIAGTLTAEFFAGLDDRAEQGKPRTVFAVGDPKQSIYSFQGADPQAFRHWRGIMAHRVQQIGYEWRDRPLTVSFRSTAPVLALTDAVFADPLARQGVIEPEETLRHLPDRAEDAGTVEIWEPVQTPETPTRPAWQPAEEYGTHTTAASLLAGRLADWIASRIGQTLPSENRPIHAGDYLILLRRRKPFAPLLERALKLRGVPVAGLDRLPLTSQPAVADLLALCDTLLLPDDDMALACLLTSPLGGLSDDSLMELALGRRDTLWGTLRKRRKERTAWDQAASFLEDMLGQVDYTTPHALLSAALVRHRGRARLFARLGAEASEPIDELLNAAMRYAQLHPPSLQGFVHWLRRSAPEVKREMSSGGQAVRIMTVHGSKGLEAPIVILPDTVSTPRTENSILWTEDPETGLSVPLWKPNQDFQCDSFAVLEAKEQAARQEEYNRLLYVALTRARDRLLVCGWLGKENKPPPDESWYAAIRRGMERLPNAETVGTDHGEVIRLTSPQQRAAQQARTDISTPVQAPPAWMGQAPDWQPAPRPAEPVRPEPLAPSRPDNADLGPVPAADSPLIADRRARFRRGQVIHQLLQHLPLLPAKEREAAMKRFLLQTLPSEADHVAKQISAILDHPRLAALFGADGRGEVPLTGVIGPDDKPQVIGGIVDRLAVLPERILIADYKTNRHPPASISETPVLYLRQMAAYRAVLSSIYPDRDVLCALIWTETGRIDTLPSELLDPHAPGVAMPAFDQKA, encoded by the coding sequence ATGAGCGCCGCGTTTTCTCCCCGCGATGAAGCGGAACGCAATCAGCGCGATGCCTCCGACCCCATCGTTTCCGCTTTTGTCAGTGCCTCTGCCGGGTCGGGCAAGACCAAGCTGCTGACAGACCGGCTGCTGCGCCTGATGCTCTCCGGCGCCCATCCGGGGCGGATTCAATGCCTCACCTTCACCAAGGCCGGTGCGGCGGAAATGGCGATCCGTCTGCGGTCAAGACTGGGCGCATGGGTGACGATGAGCGATGCGGCGCTCGATCAGGCGCTGGCGGCGCTGGCCTTCACGCCGGACGATGCAGCCAGGCTGAGGGCGCGCGCTCTGTTTGCGCAGGTGCTGGATCTGCCCGGCGGCATGCGGATCGAGACGATCCATGCTTTCTGCCAGTCTCTGCTGCGGCGCTTTCCGCTGGAAGCCGCACTGAGTCCCCACTTCAAAATGATCGAACCGGCTGAGCAGGAAGTCACCCGCCAGGAAGCGCAGGAGACGATGCTGGCAGCGACGGCGGATCATGCCTCCCTGTCCCTGCTCTCCGGCCAGATCAGCCTTCAGACATTCGGCATGCTCTCCGCTGGATTGCATATCGAACCGGACCGCCTGAACCGGCTGACCCCATCTCTGGCTGGGCTGGAAGCCGCCCAACGCCGGGCGCTGGGCGTGCCGGGCAGTCAGGGGGAAGAAGCGTTGCTGGCCACCGCCGTCGAGTGGACCGCCATCGGCAAAGTCCGTGAGGCAGCGCGGGATGCGTTCGAGAACGGATCAAACACCGTGCGCGAAAGAGCAGGACAGATGCTCGCCTGGCTGTCCCTGTCGCCTGCCGAACGTCAAACACGCTGGGAGGAATGGGCCAGCCTGTTCCTGACCGCCAAAGGGGAGCCATGCAGCCCGAAAACCCTGTTCAACGAAAACAAGGCCAATCGCGGCACCAGCGCCGATACCTCCCGGGAGACTCTGGTTGATGAGTCGCATCGGATCGTCTCAATCCGTCAGACCCTGCATGCGATCAGGCTTGCCTCCCTCTCCGCTGCCCTGACCCGGCTGGCGATCCCGGTGGCCGAGGCCTACGCAAAGGACAAGGCACGGCGCGGGCTGGTTGATTTCTCCGATCTGATCGGGCGCACCAGCGCATTGCTGAGAGAACCCGGCGCTGCCTGGGTGCTGTACAAGCTGGATGGCGGCATCGACCATCTGCTGCTGGATGAAGTGCAGGATACCGCTCCGGAACAGTGGGAGATTGCCGGAACCCTGACGGCGGAGTTTTTCGCCGGTCTCGATGATCGCGCCGAACAGGGCAAACCCCGGACTGTCTTTGCGGTGGGCGATCCGAAACAGTCGATCTACTCGTTTCAGGGGGCCGACCCGCAGGCTTTCCGGCACTGGCGCGGCATCATGGCGCACCGTGTGCAGCAGATCGGCTATGAATGGCGCGACCGTCCCCTGACGGTCTCGTTCCGCTCCACCGCCCCGGTGCTGGCCTTGACCGATGCGGTATTCGCCGATCCGCTGGCCCGTCAGGGTGTGATCGAACCAGAAGAAACCCTGCGCCACCTGCCTGACCGCGCCGAGGATGCGGGCACAGTGGAAATCTGGGAGCCAGTGCAGACCCCGGAAACCCCAACCCGCCCCGCATGGCAGCCTGCCGAGGAGTACGGCACCCACACCACCGCCGCCAGCCTGCTGGCGGGCCGGCTCGCGGACTGGATCGCCAGCCGGATCGGCCAGACACTGCCGAGTGAAAACCGTCCGATCCATGCGGGAGATTATCTGATCCTGCTGCGCCGGCGCAAACCTTTCGCCCCTCTGCTGGAACGGGCACTGAAGCTGCGGGGCGTGCCGGTGGCGGGGCTGGACCGGCTGCCCCTGACCAGCCAGCCTGCCGTGGCCGATCTGCTGGCCCTGTGCGACACGCTGCTGCTGCCTGATGACGATATGGCGCTGGCCTGTCTGCTCACCAGCCCGCTGGGCGGCCTGAGCGACGACTCCCTGATGGAACTGGCGCTGGGCCGTCGGGACACATTGTGGGGTACGCTGAGAAAACGCCGGAAAGAACGCACGGCGTGGGATCAGGCCGCCAGTTTTCTCGAAGATATGCTCGGGCAGGTGGATTACACCACGCCCCATGCCCTGCTCAGCGCCGCACTGGTGCGGCATCGCGGGCGGGCACGCCTGTTCGCGCGTCTGGGCGCGGAAGCCTCCGAGCCGATCGACGAGCTGCTGAATGCCGCGATGCGCTATGCGCAGCTTCATCCACCCTCATTACAGGGTTTCGTCCACTGGCTGCGCCGCTCCGCGCCGGAGGTCAAACGCGAAATGTCATCAGGCGGCCAGGCCGTCCGTATCATGACGGTGCATGGCTCGAAGGGTCTGGAAGCCCCTATCGTCATCCTGCCCGATACTGTCTCCACCCCCCGTACGGAGAACAGCATTCTCTGGACGGAGGATCCTGAAACCGGCCTGTCGGTACCGCTGTGGAAACCCAATCAGGATTTTCAGTGCGACAGCTTCGCCGTACTGGAGGCAAAGGAACAGGCTGCCCGACAGGAGGAATACAATCGACTTCTCTATGTCGCGCTGACCCGTGCCAGAGACCGGCTGCTGGTGTGCGGCTGGCTGGGGAAGGAAAACAAGCCGCCCCCGGATGAAAGCTGGTACGCCGCCATCCGGCGCGGGATGGAACGACTGCCAAACGCCGAAACCGTCGGGACAGATCATGGCGAGGTAATCCGCCTGACCTCCCCGCAACAGCGTGCCGCACAGCAGGCACGCACCGACATCTCTACCCCCGTTCAAGCCCCACCCGCATGGATGGGGCAGGCTCCGGACTGGCAGCCTGCCCCCCGTCCTGCGGAGCCTGTGCGCCCCGAGCCGCTCGCACCAAGCCGCCCCGACAATGCCGATCTGGGCCCCGTGCCTGCCGCCGACTCACCGCTGATCGCCGACCGACGCGCACGGTTCCGGCGCGGACAGGTGATTCATCAACTGCTGCAACATCTGCCCCTGTTGCCTGCCAAGGAACGTGAGGCCGCCATGAAGCGGTTCCTCTTACAGACGCTGCCTTCGGAAGCCGATCATGTGGCAAAGCAGATCAGCGCTATTCTGGATCATCCCCGCCTTGCCGCATTGTTCGGCGCTGACGGGCGGGGTGAAGTCCCACTGACCGGAGTCATCGGCCCGGATGACAAACCACAGGTCATCGGCGGCATCGTGGACCGTCTGGCGGTGTTGCCGGAGCGTATCCTGATCGCGGATTACAAGACGAACCGGCACCCCCCTGCGAGCATCTCGGAGACACCGGTGCTGTATCTGCGGCAGATG